From the genome of Chania multitudinisentens RB-25, one region includes:
- a CDS encoding LysR family transcriptional regulator encodes MIDRLSGISVFVTVVEAGSFALAANRLHLSRSAVGKTIARLEQRLGVRLFHRTTRSLNLTDDGVLFYERCLRALVEIRTAEALLENGKQQVSGRLRVSMPVLFGRLCIAPVLTTLAREHPGLELDLSFSDRVVNVVEEGFDLAIRNGPLPDSTGLVARRLGDNRMTLCAAPDYLARCGLPSNVEELVQHDAISYRRTGVIRSWLIPQADGTVREVIPKTRLLMDDLQAIADAAVAGFGIAWLPCWLIRESLLKGELRRVLSEIPGINFEMHAIWPQTPHLPLKVRLAVDALVSQLPSRMVF; translated from the coding sequence ATGATTGATCGCTTAAGTGGAATTTCGGTGTTTGTAACGGTGGTAGAAGCGGGCAGTTTTGCGCTGGCGGCAAACCGATTACATCTTTCACGGTCAGCAGTGGGGAAAACCATCGCCCGGCTGGAACAACGGCTTGGGGTGCGCCTGTTTCATCGCACCACGCGCAGCCTGAATCTGACCGATGACGGGGTATTGTTTTATGAACGCTGCCTGCGGGCTCTGGTGGAGATCCGTACCGCGGAAGCTCTGTTGGAAAACGGTAAACAACAGGTCAGCGGCAGGCTGAGAGTCTCAATGCCGGTATTGTTTGGCCGCCTGTGTATCGCCCCCGTTTTGACCACCTTGGCCCGTGAACACCCCGGGTTGGAACTCGATCTGTCATTCAGCGATCGGGTGGTGAATGTGGTGGAAGAAGGGTTTGATCTGGCAATCCGTAATGGTCCGTTGCCTGATAGCACCGGTTTGGTTGCCAGGCGGCTAGGAGATAACCGCATGACGCTGTGTGCTGCACCGGATTACCTTGCCCGCTGCGGGTTACCCTCAAATGTTGAGGAGCTGGTACAACACGATGCTATCAGCTACCGGCGTACTGGGGTCATACGCAGCTGGTTGATCCCGCAGGCAGATGGCACCGTGCGGGAAGTGATACCGAAAACGCGTTTATTGATGGATGACTTGCAGGCGATTGCCGATGCAGCTGTCGCAGGGTTTGGCATCGCCTGGTTGCCTTGCTGGCTGATTCGCGAGTCGTTGCTGAAAGGAGAACTGCGGCGCGTGCTGAGTGAAATACCCGGCATAAATTTTGAGATGCATGCCATATGGCCACAAACCCCGCATTTGCCATTGAAAGTGCGGTTGGCC
- a CDS encoding zinc-dependent alcohol dehydrogenase family protein: MADTMQRWTMNAIGREHLQLTNCAIPQPGPHQVRVKVNAVALNYRDKMVIEGAMPLELPLPFIPASDMAGIVDAIGSGSTRFHLGDRVISTFSPDWIDDKPNGDARNPPYRTLGGIEQGMLAEYVVVDENWLSVAPSTLDDAQASTLPCAGLTAWFALVERGHLRAGESVLVQGTGGVALFALQLAKAQGAQVFITSSSDEKLQRAKALGADYTINRLQSDWVEQIYALTQDRGIDHIIEIVGGTNLANSIQAVAIHGRISVIGVLEGFDITLPAGPLLLKSPTIQGIGVGHRRALEDLVRAVDANGIKPIIDQRYRFDQLPEALEHLDRGAFGKIVLVR; the protein is encoded by the coding sequence ATGGCTGACACTATGCAACGCTGGACGATGAACGCCATCGGACGTGAACATCTGCAACTGACAAACTGCGCAATCCCGCAGCCCGGCCCGCATCAGGTGCGGGTAAAAGTCAATGCGGTCGCACTGAACTATCGCGACAAAATGGTGATTGAAGGCGCTATGCCGCTGGAGCTGCCGCTGCCGTTTATTCCAGCTTCAGATATGGCAGGCATTGTCGATGCCATTGGCAGCGGCAGCACACGCTTTCACCTTGGCGATCGGGTGATCTCCACCTTTAGCCCGGATTGGATCGACGATAAACCCAACGGTGACGCACGCAACCCGCCCTACCGCACGCTCGGTGGCATTGAGCAGGGCATGTTGGCGGAATATGTCGTGGTGGACGAAAACTGGCTGAGCGTAGCGCCAAGCACGTTGGACGATGCCCAAGCCAGCACCTTGCCCTGCGCCGGGCTGACCGCCTGGTTCGCTTTGGTGGAACGTGGCCATTTACGGGCCGGAGAATCGGTGCTGGTGCAAGGCACCGGCGGCGTCGCACTGTTCGCATTGCAGCTTGCCAAAGCGCAGGGCGCACAAGTGTTTATCACTTCGAGCAGCGACGAGAAACTGCAACGAGCCAAAGCGCTGGGGGCTGATTACACCATCAACCGCTTACAGAGTGATTGGGTGGAACAGATTTATGCTCTCACGCAGGATCGCGGTATCGATCATATTATTGAAATCGTTGGTGGTACCAACCTGGCCAATTCGATCCAGGCGGTGGCAATCCACGGACGTATCTCGGTGATTGGGGTGTTGGAAGGATTTGATATTACCCTACCCGCTGGCCCACTGCTGTTGAAATCCCCAACAATACAAGGTATTGGCGTTGGTCATCGCCGTGCGCTGGAAGATCTGGTACGCGCCGTTGATGCTAATGGGATCAAACCAATCATCGACCAGCGTTATCGTTTCGATCAGTTACCGGAAGCGCTGGAACACCTTGATCGCGGCGCATTCGGGAAAATCGTGCTGGTGCGTTAG